A single genomic interval of Streptosporangium album harbors:
- a CDS encoding LCP family protein, which yields MHLGQDSGDLTGDGGKRRTGRRGSGREAQPGTGEAQGAPDTPAAGAPGAGPAEGPEQAAEATTQVRKPAKETGQDGSGQARDTGRVQVSGQATEPGRATRGSGRATGSGRGPGAEPAPPGTPASPDRPRFAKPMTTGSIIGWTLLSAILPGAAHLRAGRRRTGYILLGAFGVLLVTALVGGLILAGNAGFATRDGFLLAGAILAGAGALCWFLVVLSSYVSLRPNRLTGRGQIISGVAAGVLCVSVMAPFALTASTVLTAKETVNVLFPSVHDDLTTTTYKPEDPWNGRDRVNFLLIGGDGAGNREGVRTDSMTVASVHVTTGNTAMFSLPRNLQHVRFNPTGPLGKHFPNGFMSELPNGGLLNEVWQYGEEHPEVVPGKNGTRGPRALMDAIGYTLNLKIDYYALVNMFGFAHLVDAIGGLKIRVDNDVKWGGHFGTAGTIKAGYQNLSGEEALWYGRSRVDSDDFSRMARQRCVIGAFAKQATPQVVLTNFTKIATVAKQMAKTNIPREMLEHITDLAVRVKDAKITSLQFVPPDFWPGSPDWQKIRAAAAKALRQSTQPSRRALAAGVTASPGASGSTPTPAPTRTATVRPSQTPTQNGKAAKSLDELCGF from the coding sequence ATGCACCTTGGGCAGGACTCGGGGGATCTCACCGGTGACGGCGGGAAACGGCGCACCGGGCGGCGCGGCTCGGGCCGTGAGGCACAGCCCGGTACAGGCGAGGCACAGGGCGCTCCTGACACGCCGGCCGCGGGAGCGCCGGGCGCCGGGCCCGCGGAAGGGCCCGAGCAGGCGGCGGAGGCCACCACGCAGGTGAGGAAGCCCGCGAAGGAGACCGGGCAGGACGGATCCGGCCAGGCCCGGGACACCGGACGCGTCCAGGTCTCCGGCCAGGCCACGGAGCCCGGACGCGCCACCCGCGGATCCGGCAGGGCCACGGGTTCCGGGCGCGGTCCCGGGGCCGAACCCGCACCGCCCGGCACCCCCGCCTCCCCGGACCGGCCGCGGTTCGCCAAGCCGATGACGACCGGCTCGATCATCGGCTGGACCCTCCTGTCAGCGATCCTGCCCGGCGCCGCGCACCTGCGCGCCGGGCGTCGCCGTACCGGCTACATCCTGCTCGGCGCCTTCGGCGTGCTGCTGGTGACCGCGCTGGTCGGCGGTCTCATCCTGGCCGGCAACGCCGGCTTCGCCACCCGGGACGGCTTCCTCCTGGCCGGAGCGATCCTCGCCGGGGCCGGCGCGCTCTGCTGGTTCCTGGTGGTGCTGTCGTCCTACGTCTCCCTGAGGCCCAACCGGCTGACCGGCAGGGGGCAGATCATCTCGGGCGTCGCGGCCGGCGTGCTGTGCGTGTCGGTGATGGCGCCGTTCGCGCTGACCGCGAGCACCGTGCTGACCGCCAAGGAGACGGTCAACGTCCTCTTCCCGAGCGTCCACGACGACCTGACGACGACCACCTACAAGCCCGAGGACCCCTGGAACGGGCGCGACCGGGTGAACTTCCTGCTCATCGGCGGCGACGGGGCCGGCAACCGGGAGGGTGTGCGGACCGACAGCATGACCGTGGCCAGCGTGCATGTCACGACCGGCAACACGGCCATGTTCAGCCTGCCCCGCAACCTGCAGCACGTCCGCTTCAACCCCACCGGACCGCTCGGCAAACACTTCCCCAACGGCTTCATGAGCGAGCTGCCCAACGGCGGGCTGCTCAACGAGGTCTGGCAGTACGGCGAGGAGCACCCCGAGGTCGTGCCGGGCAAGAACGGGACGCGGGGCCCCCGGGCGCTCATGGACGCCATCGGCTACACGCTCAACCTGAAGATCGACTACTACGCCCTGGTGAACATGTTCGGCTTCGCCCACCTGGTGGACGCCATCGGCGGGTTGAAGATCCGGGTGGACAACGACGTCAAGTGGGGCGGCCACTTCGGCACCGCGGGCACGATCAAGGCCGGTTACCAGAACCTGTCCGGCGAGGAGGCGCTCTGGTACGGCCGTTCCCGCGTCGACAGTGACGACTTCTCCCGCATGGCCCGCCAGCGGTGCGTCATCGGCGCCTTCGCCAAGCAGGCCACCCCCCAGGTCGTGCTCACCAACTTCACCAAGATCGCAACCGTCGCCAAGCAGATGGCCAAGACCAACATCCCCCGCGAGATGCTGGAGCACATCACCGACCTCGCCGTCCGGGTGAAGGACGCCAAGATCACCAGCCTGCAGTTCGTGCCGCCGGACTTCTGGCCCGGTTCCCCCGACTGGCAGAAGATCCGCGCCGCGGCCGCCAAAGCGCTGCGCCAGTCCACCCAGCCCAGCCGCCGCGCCCTGGCCGCCGGGGTGACGGCCTCTCCCGGCGCGAGCGGCAGCACCCCCACCCCCGCGCCCACGAGGACCGCGACGGTCCGGCCGAGCCAGACCCCCACCCAGAACGGCAAGGCCGCCAAGTCCCTCGACGAGCTCTGCGGGTTCTGA
- a CDS encoding spermine/spermidine synthase domain-containing protein, protein MTAAAKTTPHPPPDAPSTHWLGTRPRLIVASAFMLFLELALIRWTGSNIVHLSYFTNFVLLGSFLGIGLGFLRVGRTTRPPYYSPITLAILVLVILFFPVTVDRQTEGVLYWTSLNTDGPPPWLILPVIFAAAAIVLMGPAELVGRCFPELDRLEAYRYDLLGSLTGIALFTGLSFLSAPPVVWGTVAAAAYLVLLWPRTAVGRIALAVPSLVVVGALAVETLTAGALWSPYYKVTYNRQDYGGVPVMDIQVNGIPHQQAMPAANRLEWERQYALPYERAAAQKLDDVLIVGAGSGTDVAIALSKGAKHVDAVEIDPKLHELGETYHPDRPYADPRVTTVVTDGRAFLEGASGKYDLILFALPDSLTLVSGASSLRLESYLFTQQAMEAARDHLKPGGTFSMYNYYRESWLVDRLAATVQAAFGHKPCVDIVSQTGQQAVITAGLTPQTQSCGAEWAGATAGTPPPTGDDRPFLYLKDRTVPAIYVITLGLILIVSLLAVRLVAGPYARMRPYADLFLLGVAFLLLETKSVTGFALLFGTTWVVNAIVFAGVLVAVLAAVEVTRRFRVPPLPVMYGVLLGGLVLAWLVPNSWLLGLPLPLRAVVAVSVAFLPIFAANVVFAKRFAGSADGTTAFGANLLGAMVGGCLEYLALVIGYQALLIVAGLLYLGAFVLLPRSARAA, encoded by the coding sequence ATGACCGCAGCGGCCAAGACGACGCCACATCCCCCTCCCGACGCCCCGTCCACGCACTGGCTGGGCACCCGGCCGAGGCTGATCGTGGCCAGCGCCTTCATGCTCTTCCTGGAGCTGGCGTTGATCCGGTGGACCGGATCGAACATCGTGCATTTGAGCTATTTCACAAACTTTGTCCTGCTCGGTTCGTTCCTCGGAATCGGGCTCGGCTTCCTGCGGGTGGGGCGCACGACGCGACCTCCGTACTATTCGCCGATCACGCTGGCCATCCTGGTGCTGGTCATCCTGTTCTTCCCGGTCACCGTGGACCGGCAGACCGAAGGCGTTCTGTACTGGACCAGCCTGAACACCGACGGCCCGCCGCCGTGGCTGATCCTGCCGGTGATCTTCGCGGCGGCGGCGATCGTGCTGATGGGCCCGGCCGAGCTGGTCGGGCGCTGCTTCCCCGAGCTGGACCGCCTGGAGGCCTACCGCTACGACCTGCTGGGCAGCCTCACCGGCATCGCGCTGTTCACCGGGCTGTCGTTCCTCAGCGCGCCCCCCGTCGTGTGGGGGACGGTCGCCGCGGCCGCCTACCTGGTGCTGCTGTGGCCGCGCACGGCCGTCGGGCGGATCGCGCTGGCCGTTCCCTCGCTGGTCGTCGTCGGGGCGCTCGCGGTGGAGACGCTGACGGCGGGGGCGCTGTGGTCGCCCTACTACAAGGTGACCTACAACCGGCAGGACTACGGCGGCGTCCCGGTGATGGACATCCAGGTCAACGGCATCCCGCACCAGCAGGCCATGCCGGCCGCCAACCGGCTGGAGTGGGAGCGGCAGTACGCGCTGCCGTACGAGCGGGCGGCGGCGCAGAAGCTGGACGACGTCCTGATCGTCGGCGCGGGCAGCGGGACCGATGTGGCGATCGCGCTGTCCAAGGGCGCCAAGCACGTCGACGCGGTGGAGATCGACCCCAAGCTCCACGAGCTCGGCGAGACCTACCATCCGGACCGGCCCTACGCGGACCCCCGCGTCACCACCGTGGTCACCGACGGCCGCGCGTTCCTGGAGGGCGCCTCCGGGAAGTACGACCTCATCCTCTTCGCGCTGCCCGACTCCCTCACCCTGGTCTCCGGGGCGAGCTCGCTGCGGCTGGAGAGCTACCTGTTCACCCAGCAGGCCATGGAGGCGGCCAGGGACCACCTCAAGCCCGGCGGCACCTTCTCGATGTACAACTACTACCGGGAGAGCTGGCTGGTGGACCGGCTCGCCGCCACCGTGCAGGCCGCCTTCGGGCACAAGCCGTGCGTGGACATCGTCAGCCAGACCGGCCAGCAGGCCGTGATCACCGCGGGTCTCACCCCCCAGACCCAGAGCTGCGGCGCCGAGTGGGCCGGCGCGACCGCCGGCACCCCGCCGCCGACCGGGGACGACCGGCCGTTCCTCTACCTGAAGGACCGGACGGTCCCGGCGATCTACGTCATCACCCTCGGCCTCATCCTGATCGTGAGCCTGCTCGCGGTCCGGCTGGTCGCCGGGCCGTACGCCCGGATGCGCCCCTACGCCGACCTGTTCCTGCTGGGCGTGGCGTTCCTGCTGCTGGAGACCAAGAGCGTGACCGGGTTCGCGCTGCTGTTCGGGACGACCTGGGTGGTGAACGCGATCGTGTTCGCCGGGGTGCTGGTCGCGGTGCTCGCCGCGGTGGAGGTGACGCGCCGCTTCAGGGTCCCGCCCCTGCCCGTCATGTACGGCGTGCTCCTCGGCGGCCTGGTCCTGGCCTGGCTGGTGCCCAACTCCTGGCTGCTGGGCCTGCCGCTGCCGCTGCGGGCGGTGGTCGCCGTGTCCGTGGCGTTCCTGCCGATCTTCGCGGCCAACGTGGTGTTCGCCAAGCGCTTCGCCGGCTCGGCCGACGGCACGACCGCCTTCGGCGCCAACCTGCTGGGCGCGATGGTCGGCGGCTGCCTGGAGTATCTGGCGCTGGTCATCGGTTACCAGGCGCTGCTGATCGTGGCGGGTCTGCTCTACCTGGGGGCCTTCGTGCTGCTTCCCCGGAGCGCCAGGGCCGCCTGA
- a CDS encoding neutral zinc metallopeptidase produces MPYGQAPPPPPPNPQHRQPSYPPPQWQPQRPRSGGGAGAIIGGIFGVVALLFVGLAVIGALIRGGRHADPVSPVAIPTFTPFERPTSTPDSSETAESRPTETRTSSSDTTVTRPAKQVLNTSLKNNTLYRTGSLPRVSCPAGSASIYSHSQLKALIIKTSRCLDKGWAQIMRAQGMTWQRPNYAITSTRGRGACGDFPSIGNIVPYYCPRNETIYASTTAMVKGSGNSGGYGQLTDWHGGVISMMAHEYGHHVQQLSGLSNGWWGQTLRSSSQSGKLALSRRFELQATCFGGMFMRSVAASYPVTPARRNTLYYFYSRVGDWSGNPRDHGSPANNNRWFRQGYEKNKVFQCNTWLAPSSSTS; encoded by the coding sequence ATGCCGTACGGCCAGGCGCCTCCCCCGCCGCCGCCGAACCCCCAGCACCGGCAGCCGTCGTACCCGCCTCCCCAGTGGCAGCCGCAGCGTCCCCGCTCCGGCGGCGGCGCCGGAGCGATCATCGGCGGGATCTTCGGCGTGGTCGCGCTGCTGTTCGTCGGGCTCGCGGTGATCGGGGCACTGATCAGGGGGGGCCGCCACGCGGATCCGGTCTCGCCGGTCGCGATCCCCACCTTCACCCCTTTCGAGCGGCCCACGAGCACGCCCGACTCCTCCGAGACCGCCGAGTCGCGTCCCACCGAGACCCGGACGAGCTCCTCCGACACCACGGTCACCCGCCCGGCCAAGCAGGTCCTGAACACCAGCCTGAAGAACAACACGCTCTACCGGACCGGGTCCCTGCCCCGGGTGAGCTGCCCGGCGGGCTCGGCCAGCATCTACAGCCACAGCCAGCTCAAGGCGCTGATCATCAAGACGTCCAGATGCCTGGACAAGGGCTGGGCACAGATCATGCGCGCCCAGGGCATGACGTGGCAGCGCCCGAACTACGCCATCACGTCCACCCGGGGACGCGGCGCCTGCGGGGACTTCCCCTCGATCGGCAACATCGTGCCCTACTACTGCCCGCGCAACGAGACCATCTACGCCTCGACCACGGCCATGGTCAAGGGATCAGGCAACTCCGGCGGGTACGGCCAGCTCACCGACTGGCACGGCGGGGTCATCAGCATGATGGCCCACGAGTACGGACATCACGTCCAGCAGTTGTCGGGCCTGTCCAACGGGTGGTGGGGGCAGACCCTCCGTTCCAGCAGCCAGAGCGGCAAGCTGGCGTTGAGCCGCCGGTTCGAACTCCAGGCCACCTGTTTCGGCGGGATGTTCATGCGCTCGGTAGCGGCCAGCTACCCGGTCACCCCGGCGCGGCGCAACACCCTCTACTACTTCTACTCGCGGGTCGGCGACTGGTCGGGCAATCCCCGCGACCACGGCTCCCCGGCGAACAACAACCGCTGGTTCCGGCAGGGCTACGAGAAGAACAAGGTGTTCCAGTGCAACACATGGCTGGCCCCGTCTTCATCGACGTCATAG